The Actinocatenispora sera genome has a window encoding:
- a CDS encoding NAD-dependent protein deacetylase yields MPATTSLTELTEVVEAGNVLVLTGAGLSTESGIPDYRGESGTLRRHTPMTYEQFVGSVDGRRRYWARSHLGWRTITGAAPNAGHRALAALQATGRLTGIITQNVDGLHQAAGAGEVTELHGSLSRVICLDCRATSDRVELERRLRAANPDFAAAAGRVNPDGDVELAEHQVRRFRLVDCAVCGSGVLKPDVVFFGEGVPRDRVDHCYRLVDTAEALLVLGSSLAVMSGLRFVRHAGKRGIPIVIVNRGETRGDPLAAVRVDRPLGDALTELTTRLGCG; encoded by the coding sequence GTGCCGGCGACGACCAGCCTGACCGAGCTGACCGAGGTGGTCGAGGCCGGGAACGTGCTGGTGCTGACCGGCGCCGGGCTGTCCACCGAGTCCGGAATCCCGGACTATCGCGGCGAATCGGGCACGTTACGGCGACACACCCCGATGACGTACGAGCAGTTCGTCGGCAGCGTGGACGGCCGCCGGCGGTACTGGGCCCGTAGCCATCTCGGCTGGCGCACCATCACCGGCGCCGCGCCGAACGCCGGGCACCGCGCGCTGGCGGCGCTGCAGGCCACCGGCCGGCTGACCGGGATCATCACCCAGAACGTCGACGGCCTGCACCAGGCCGCCGGCGCCGGCGAGGTCACCGAACTGCACGGCAGCCTGTCCCGGGTGATCTGCCTGGACTGCCGCGCCACCAGCGACCGGGTCGAGCTGGAGCGCCGGCTGCGCGCCGCGAACCCGGACTTCGCCGCGGCGGCCGGGCGGGTCAACCCGGACGGCGACGTCGAGCTGGCCGAGCACCAGGTGCGCCGGTTCCGGCTGGTCGACTGTGCGGTCTGCGGATCCGGGGTACTCAAGCCGGATGTGGTGTTCTTCGGCGAGGGCGTGCCGCGCGACCGGGTCGACCACTGCTACCGCCTGGTGGACACCGCCGAGGCCCTGCTGGTACTGGGGTCGTCTCTCGCGGTGATGTCCGGCCTGCGGTTCGTCCGGCACGCCGGCAAGCGCGGCATCCCCATCGTCATCGTGAACCGCGGCGAGACCCGCGGTGACCCGCTCGCCGCGGTCCGCGTCGACCGGCCGCTGGGCGACGCGCTCACCGAACTCACCACCCGCCTCGGCTGCGGCTGA
- a CDS encoding SAM-dependent methyltransferase: MRTIAAYVGPRATHPVERRSLDGRPLRRGHTGKWRTLLPSRADLEDEMAADRHDTPTPPPGAVDMSVPNPARIYDYLLGGAHNFAVDRETADRVMAAGRVGPKIAWANRSFLRRSVRYMIAEGIDQFLDLGSGIPTAGNVHEIAQATNPAARVVYVDSDPVAVTHARQLLAGNDNATILDADLRDTDAVLRAADATGLVDLSRPVGILLVAVFHFIPDSADPAGILHRYCDVARGGGLLALSHYTDEAYTAEKRERSRIGVQEYQQRTRTAPVPRNGDQLNELLAGLDVVEPGIVWAPEWRPDPGDEVPDDPSETEIRAMVARIPAH, from the coding sequence ATGCGCACGATCGCAGCCTACGTCGGTCCGCGCGCAACGCACCCGGTCGAACGCCGGTCGCTCGATGGGCGCCCGTTGCGACGCGGGCACACAGGGAAGTGGCGTACGTTGCTGCCCAGCAGGGCCGACCTGGAGGACGAGATGGCAGCCGACCGGCACGACACGCCGACACCGCCACCCGGCGCGGTGGACATGTCAGTACCCAACCCGGCCCGGATCTACGACTACCTGCTCGGCGGGGCGCACAACTTCGCCGTCGACCGGGAGACCGCCGATCGGGTGATGGCCGCGGGCAGGGTCGGCCCGAAGATCGCCTGGGCGAACCGGTCGTTCCTGCGCCGCAGCGTGCGGTACATGATCGCGGAGGGCATCGACCAGTTCCTCGACCTCGGCTCCGGCATCCCGACCGCCGGCAACGTGCACGAGATCGCGCAGGCGACCAACCCGGCGGCCCGGGTGGTGTACGTGGACAGCGACCCGGTCGCGGTCACGCACGCCCGGCAACTGCTCGCCGGCAACGACAACGCCACCATCCTGGACGCCGACCTGCGTGACACCGACGCCGTACTGCGGGCCGCCGACGCCACCGGCCTGGTCGACCTGTCCCGTCCGGTCGGCATCCTGCTCGTCGCGGTCTTCCACTTCATCCCGGACTCCGCCGACCCGGCCGGCATCCTGCACCGCTACTGCGACGTCGCCCGCGGCGGCGGTCTGCTCGCCCTGTCGCACTACACCGACGAGGCGTACACGGCGGAGAAGCGCGAGCGGTCCCGGATCGGCGTGCAGGAGTACCAGCAGCGCACCAGGACGGCGCCGGTCCCGCGCAACGGCGATCAACTGAACGAACTGCTGGCCGGGCTCGACGTGGTCGAGCCCGGCATCGTCTGGGCGCCCGAGTGGCGACCCGACCCCGGCGACGAGGTACCCGACGACCCGTCCGAGACCGAGATCCGCGCCATGGTCGCCCGCATCCCCGCGCACTGA
- a CDS encoding DUF58 domain-containing protein, translated as MTDSPGPATSPEATVAAPVSLPVRFGRTLAAARLGVLAVAAVVVALIVDHAAALALAAPPLLLLALRSRRARPDTLTATVSLDPPRCIEGDTVTLSVRLTLPVPVDQLSVTLGDDLPVDGPNDGVAVQTASTVLRFALVPRRWARLDLGTALVTLLAPGGLDRARLRVPLGELTIYPQTAPPASPPRPARLPQLVGEHVVASTGTGVEFAGIRPYQAGDPVRLVHWASSARYGRPHVVLRHAERLADVVLMIDGYSDVGPPGGSSLDVSVRTAASLAESWLAIGDRVGVVTLSGLLRWLPVGLGRRTLYPIVDSVLSVRRDREVPIAGPPRIPLPALPPGALVVLLTPLLSDRILEVVQRLGERGMAMLVLDTLPAEPAIGAGPAGSAMGAGPAGSAMGAGPAGSAMGAGPAGSAMGAGPAGSAMGAGPAGPVMGAGPAGPAMGAGSGAGALGAGRAAGESFPGGAALRLWRSERAIVAREIAELGGMTLPAAEPASLSAALELARRMPPRGRSR; from the coding sequence ATGACCGACTCACCCGGACCGGCCACATCGCCGGAAGCGACGGTCGCCGCGCCGGTGAGCCTGCCGGTACGGTTCGGGCGCACGCTTGCCGCCGCCCGGCTCGGCGTGCTCGCGGTCGCGGCGGTGGTGGTCGCGCTGATCGTCGACCACGCGGCGGCGCTCGCGCTCGCGGCGCCGCCGTTGCTGCTGCTCGCGCTGCGTTCCCGGCGGGCTCGGCCGGACACGCTGACCGCGACGGTGTCGCTCGATCCACCACGCTGCATCGAGGGCGACACGGTGACCCTCTCGGTGCGGCTGACCCTGCCGGTACCGGTCGACCAGCTGTCGGTGACGCTCGGCGACGACCTTCCGGTGGACGGGCCGAACGACGGTGTCGCAGTCCAGACCGCGTCGACCGTGCTGAGGTTCGCGCTGGTCCCACGGCGCTGGGCCCGGTTGGACCTCGGTACCGCGCTGGTGACGCTGCTCGCGCCGGGCGGCCTGGACCGGGCCCGGCTGCGGGTACCGCTGGGCGAGCTGACGATCTACCCGCAGACGGCGCCGCCGGCGTCGCCGCCGCGCCCGGCCCGGCTGCCGCAGCTGGTCGGCGAGCACGTGGTCGCCAGCACCGGTACCGGTGTCGAGTTCGCCGGGATCCGCCCGTACCAGGCGGGGGACCCGGTGCGGCTGGTGCACTGGGCGTCGAGCGCCCGGTACGGGCGACCGCACGTGGTGCTGCGTCATGCCGAGCGGCTGGCCGACGTGGTGCTGATGATCGACGGGTACTCCGACGTCGGGCCGCCGGGCGGCAGCAGCCTGGACGTGTCGGTGCGGACCGCGGCGAGCCTGGCCGAGTCGTGGCTCGCGATCGGTGACCGGGTCGGCGTGGTGACGCTGTCCGGCCTGCTGCGGTGGCTGCCGGTCGGCCTGGGCCGGCGCACCCTGTACCCGATCGTCGACTCGGTGCTGTCGGTACGCCGGGACCGCGAGGTGCCGATCGCCGGCCCGCCGCGCATCCCGTTGCCGGCGCTGCCGCCTGGCGCCCTGGTGGTACTGCTGACGCCGTTGCTGTCCGACCGCATCCTCGAGGTCGTTCAGCGGCTCGGGGAGCGGGGGATGGCCATGCTGGTCCTGGACACGCTGCCGGCGGAGCCGGCCATCGGTGCAGGGCCGGCGGGGTCGGCGATGGGTGCAGGGCCGGCGGGGTCGGCGATGGGTGCAGGGCCGGCGGGGTCGGCGATGGGTGCAGGGCCGGCGGGGTCGGCGATGGGTGCAGGGCCGGCGGGGTCGGCGATGGGTGCAGGGCCGGCGGGGCCGGTGATGGGTGCAGGGCCGGCGGGGCCGGCGATGGGTGCGGGGTCGGGGGCCGGGGCGCTGGGGGCCGGCCGGGCGGCCGGCGAGTCCTTTCCGGGCGGGGCGGCACTGCGATTGTGGCGCTCGGAGCGGGCGATCGTGGCGCGCGAGATCGCCGAGCTGGGCGGGATGACGTTGCCGGCGGCCGAGCCGGCGAGCCTGTCCGCGGCGCTGGAACTGGCCCGCCGGATGCCGCCGCGGGGGCGGTCGCGGTGA
- a CDS encoding AAA family ATPase codes for MTGPRIAERLDAVQTELGRAVIGKSDVLRLILTGVLAGGHLLLEDLPGLGKTLIARSLATVTGLDFTRVQFTPDLLPADLLGATVYDQRTGELTFRPGPVFTQVLLADEINRTPPKTQAALLEAMAENQVSVDGTARPLPDPFLVLATDNPIEYEGTYPLPEAQLDRFLLRVRIGYLAPPQEADLLVARLARDTPEVRLDPVLDAATLRGMRAAVERVEVARDLVDYIVALVDATRMHPSVQVGASPRGCLALLAASRAAALLAGRDYVLPDDIKALAVPALAHRIGLRPEMWARRIGGEEILAEIVDRVPVPRLDRAG; via the coding sequence CTGACCGGGCCGCGGATCGCCGAGCGGCTGGATGCCGTCCAGACCGAGCTGGGCCGCGCCGTGATCGGCAAGTCCGACGTGCTGCGGCTGATCCTGACCGGCGTACTGGCCGGCGGCCACCTGTTGCTGGAGGACCTGCCGGGGCTGGGCAAGACGCTGATCGCCCGGTCGCTCGCCACCGTGACCGGCCTGGACTTCACCCGGGTCCAGTTCACCCCGGACCTGTTGCCGGCCGACCTGCTCGGCGCCACCGTGTACGACCAACGCACCGGTGAGCTGACGTTCCGCCCCGGCCCGGTGTTCACCCAGGTACTGCTTGCCGACGAGATCAACCGCACCCCGCCGAAGACGCAGGCGGCGCTGCTGGAGGCGATGGCGGAGAACCAGGTGAGCGTGGACGGCACGGCCCGCCCGCTGCCGGACCCGTTCCTGGTGCTTGCCACCGACAACCCGATCGAGTACGAGGGCACCTACCCGCTGCCGGAGGCCCAGCTGGACCGGTTCCTGTTGCGGGTGCGGATCGGCTACCTGGCGCCGCCGCAGGAGGCCGACCTGCTCGTCGCCCGGCTGGCCCGCGACACCCCCGAGGTGCGGCTCGATCCGGTACTGGACGCGGCCACGCTGCGCGGCATGCGGGCCGCGGTGGAGCGCGTCGAGGTGGCCCGGGACCTGGTCGACTACATCGTCGCGCTGGTCGACGCCACCCGCATGCATCCCTCGGTCCAGGTCGGCGCGAGTCCCCGCGGCTGCCTCGCGCTGCTCGCCGCGTCCCGGGCGGCGGCGCTGCTCGCCGGCCGCGACTACGTGCTGCCCGACGACATCAAGGCGCTCGCGGTACCGGCCCTGGCGCACCGGATCGGGCTGCGCCCGGAGATGTGGGCGCGCCGGATCGGTGGCGAGGAGATCCTGGCCGAGATCGTCGACCGGGTCCCGGTACCGCGGCTGGACCGGGCCGGATGA
- a CDS encoding DUF4129 domain-containing protein: MPGRLLPVVALLAVAAVGLAAGRAPRADAHNPVGIEPGTLQFQVLAAGFLVLAGSAPIAVSRLVRHRRQTARADDRQRLPIPPGLLIAMGLGLLLMAGVAVYTLLSGGDEHPRVPGAAGSGKPKPYDAASAPPLWVVLVGALLVVTIAVTVAVLLRPRADRRPVRGVDTSPEPDALRAAARAGRIALAATDDPRGAVLACYRAMEQSLAAGAGAPAAADTPAEVLRRAADAGLLRADGGGAELVALFGEARYSAHPLHQRATVAAGRALDDVLAELDRHRADPPAGRAQPDGTDRAGGPVGNPAPTDAETPRQSGPGDGGASR, encoded by the coding sequence GTGCCTGGCCGATTGCTGCCCGTGGTGGCCCTGCTGGCCGTTGCGGCGGTCGGGTTGGCCGCCGGACGGGCTCCACGCGCCGATGCGCACAACCCGGTCGGCATCGAGCCCGGCACGCTGCAGTTCCAGGTGCTGGCCGCCGGCTTCCTGGTGCTGGCCGGGTCGGCGCCGATCGCGGTGTCCCGGCTGGTCCGGCACCGCCGGCAGACCGCCCGGGCGGACGACCGACAGCGCCTGCCGATCCCGCCGGGGCTGCTGATCGCGATGGGGCTCGGCCTGCTGCTGATGGCGGGCGTGGCCGTCTACACCCTGCTGTCCGGCGGCGACGAGCACCCTCGCGTGCCCGGCGCCGCCGGGTCAGGAAAGCCCAAGCCCTACGATGCGGCGTCCGCACCGCCGCTCTGGGTGGTGCTGGTCGGTGCCCTGCTGGTGGTGACGATCGCCGTCACGGTCGCGGTGCTGCTGCGACCGCGCGCCGACCGCCGCCCGGTACGCGGCGTCGACACGTCGCCGGAGCCGGACGCGCTGCGCGCCGCGGCACGCGCCGGCCGGATCGCGTTGGCCGCCACCGACGATCCGCGCGGCGCGGTGTTGGCCTGCTACCGGGCGATGGAGCAGTCGCTCGCGGCCGGCGCCGGCGCACCGGCCGCCGCCGACACCCCGGCGGAGGTGCTGCGCCGCGCCGCCGACGCCGGACTGCTGCGCGCCGACGGCGGCGGCGCCGAACTCGTCGCGCTGTTCGGCGAGGCCCGCTACTCGGCACATCCGTTGCACCAGCGGGCCACCGTGGCCGCCGGCCGCGCCCTGGACGACGTGCTGGCCGAGCTGGACCGGCATCGCGCCGACCCGCCCGCGGGCCGAGCGCAACCCGACGGCACGGACCGTGCTGGCGGGCCGGTCGGTAACCCGGCCCCGACCGATGCGGAGACACCGCGGCAGTCGGGACCGGGTGATGGGGGTGCATCGCGGTGA
- a CDS encoding nucleotidyltransferase domain-containing protein encodes MEVPEAAATAEGQTDRDALLERLTAALRADERIRAAWLTGSLGRGAGDRYSDLDVLVAVADADRPGLLDDWSGLADSVASIVHTQRLGTAVVNHITDGWLRFDASFVDPGDLSERSADGLLPLFDRDDLATRLGGPASSAGPSAATVGRLTREFLRILGLLPVVLGRDEYVVGASGAGLARTLLIQLMVEEVAAPDPGGALHLRGLLPPDRLAQLAALPPIAATRESVLAVHLAVADLFLPLARTLADRSGTPWPAEMLAALREHLDRELGVALSA; translated from the coding sequence GTGGAGGTTCCGGAAGCGGCCGCGACGGCCGAGGGACAGACCGATCGCGATGCGCTGCTGGAACGGCTGACGGCCGCGCTGCGGGCCGACGAGCGGATCCGGGCGGCATGGCTGACCGGCAGCCTCGGCCGCGGGGCCGGTGACCGGTACAGCGACCTCGACGTGCTGGTCGCGGTGGCCGACGCCGACCGGCCGGGACTGCTCGACGACTGGTCCGGGCTGGCCGACTCGGTCGCGTCGATCGTGCACACCCAGCGGCTCGGTACCGCGGTGGTCAACCACATCACCGACGGCTGGCTGCGCTTCGACGCCTCCTTCGTCGACCCCGGCGACCTGTCCGAACGCTCCGCCGACGGGCTGCTGCCGCTGTTCGACCGGGACGATCTGGCCACCCGGCTCGGGGGTCCGGCCAGCTCGGCCGGGCCGTCCGCGGCGACGGTGGGCCGGCTGACCCGGGAGTTCCTGCGCATCCTCGGCCTGCTGCCGGTCGTGCTCGGGCGCGACGAGTACGTGGTGGGCGCCTCCGGTGCCGGGCTGGCCCGTACCCTGCTGATCCAGCTGATGGTCGAGGAGGTCGCCGCGCCGGACCCCGGCGGCGCGCTGCACCTGCGCGGGCTGCTGCCGCCGGACCGGTTGGCCCAGCTGGCCGCGCTGCCGCCGATCGCCGCCACCCGAGAGTCGGTACTGGCGGTGCACCTCGCCGTGGCCGACCTGTTCCTGCCGCTGGCCCGTACCCTGGCCGACCGCAGCGGTACGCCGTGGCCGGCCGAGATGCTCGCTGCGCTGCGCGAACACCTGGACCGCGAGCTTGGTGTGGCGCTGAGCGCCTAG
- a CDS encoding LacI family DNA-binding transcriptional regulator codes for MSEPPRRPTLDDVAAAAGVSRATVSNAYNRPDQLSAALRGEILRVARRLGYAGPHPVARSLAARRAGALAFLLDASVSAAFSDPALSITLDALATAVAPAGDALLLVPGGDAAAAQLREAHVDCAVAYSLPDRAPVLRVVRERGLPLVVLDGPARRGAALVRTDDRAGAAAAARHVVELGHRHVAILGTPLRAGAAAGPVPAEQALTSRYRVDRERHAGYREVLAEAGIAPAVWAAAGISRPAAAHTAAALLSGAAPPTAVLCLSDELAAGVLDAARRLGLRVPGQLTVVGFDDTPTASSADPPLTTVRQDLVAKGRLASELATDLRAGRRPHQPPPLPVALVVRASSAAPARRAR; via the coding sequence GTGAGTGAGCCACCGCGCCGCCCCACGCTCGACGACGTGGCCGCCGCCGCCGGGGTGAGCCGGGCGACCGTGTCCAACGCGTACAACCGGCCCGACCAGCTGTCCGCCGCGCTACGCGGCGAGATCCTGCGGGTCGCCCGCCGGCTCGGCTACGCCGGACCGCACCCGGTCGCGCGCAGCCTCGCCGCCCGGCGCGCCGGCGCGCTCGCGTTCCTGCTGGACGCGAGCGTCTCCGCGGCGTTCTCCGACCCGGCACTGTCGATCACCCTGGACGCGCTCGCCACCGCGGTCGCGCCGGCCGGCGACGCGCTGCTGCTGGTACCGGGTGGCGACGCCGCGGCGGCCCAGCTGCGCGAGGCGCACGTCGACTGCGCGGTGGCGTACTCGCTGCCGGACCGGGCGCCGGTGCTGCGGGTGGTGCGCGAGCGCGGCCTACCGCTGGTCGTGCTGGACGGGCCGGCCCGCCGCGGTGCCGCGCTGGTGCGCACCGACGACCGGGCCGGCGCGGCCGCCGCGGCCCGGCACGTGGTCGAGCTGGGCCACCGCCACGTCGCCATCCTCGGTACCCCGCTGCGGGCCGGCGCCGCCGCCGGCCCGGTCCCCGCCGAGCAGGCGCTGACCAGCCGGTACCGGGTCGACCGGGAACGGCACGCCGGCTACCGCGAGGTGCTCGCCGAGGCGGGGATCGCGCCCGCGGTCTGGGCGGCGGCCGGCATCTCCCGACCGGCCGCCGCGCACACCGCCGCCGCGCTGCTGTCGGGCGCCGCGCCGCCCACCGCCGTACTGTGCCTGTCCGACGAGCTGGCCGCCGGCGTGCTGGACGCCGCGCGCCGCCTCGGCCTGCGCGTGCCCGGGCAGCTCACCGTCGTCGGCTTCGACGACACCCCGACCGCGTCGTCCGCCGATCCACCGCTCACCACCGTCCGGCAGGACCTCGTCGCCAAGGGCCGGCTGGCCAGCGAACTCGCCACCGACCTGCGCGCCGGCCGGCGCCCGCACCAACCCCCGCCGCTCCCGGTGGCGCTCGTGGTCCGCGCCTCGTCCGCCGCACCGGCACGCCGAGCCCGCTAG
- a CDS encoding DegT/DnrJ/EryC1/StrS family aminotransferase, whose protein sequence is MSFTVPYSGVSNKLGEAEIAAVVDALRSDTLAMGPRGAQFERRFADRIGAKHVQATSSCTTALFLAAQLLGLGPGDEVITTPQTFWVTTWPLQARGCDIRFADIDPNSLTLDPATIEPLITERTRSIWVVHHGGQATDMDPIMALADRYGLSVVEDCAHVPGGTYRGRALGTIGDLGCFSFHSLKNMTTGEGGALVTDNDRYAEMARALGTIHTWGDTVPRREERIGPYARPAYYRDAHVRSSYTVDYRDGRYLVGNNYRMSELSAALGIAQLGRLDELNDRRREIAARLDDGLRDVPGIGLQVEQPYAHHIYHLYTLFYDPAVIGAPKDDFLRHLQEVEGIEIVLRYFPIHLLPEFRAAGHSYGECPVAERTYFEHQVQLPIYPHLTEAQIDHMIGAVRRGVAALSSERSPR, encoded by the coding sequence ATGAGCTTCACCGTTCCGTACAGCGGGGTGTCCAACAAGCTCGGCGAGGCCGAGATCGCCGCGGTCGTCGACGCGCTGCGGTCCGACACGCTGGCCATGGGTCCGCGCGGCGCGCAGTTCGAGCGCCGGTTCGCCGACCGGATCGGCGCCAAGCACGTGCAGGCCACCAGTTCGTGCACCACCGCGCTGTTCCTCGCCGCGCAGCTGCTCGGGCTCGGCCCCGGCGACGAGGTGATCACCACCCCGCAGACGTTCTGGGTCACCACCTGGCCGCTGCAGGCGCGCGGCTGCGACATCCGGTTCGCCGACATCGACCCGAACAGCCTCACCCTGGACCCCGCCACCATCGAGCCGCTGATCACCGAGCGCACCCGGTCGATCTGGGTGGTGCACCACGGCGGCCAGGCCACCGACATGGACCCGATCATGGCCCTCGCCGACCGGTACGGGCTGAGCGTGGTGGAGGACTGCGCGCACGTGCCGGGCGGCACCTACCGCGGGCGGGCGCTCGGCACCATCGGCGACCTGGGTTGCTTCAGCTTCCACTCGCTGAAGAACATGACCACCGGCGAGGGCGGCGCGCTGGTGACCGACAACGACCGGTACGCGGAGATGGCCCGGGCGCTGGGCACCATCCACACCTGGGGCGACACCGTGCCGCGCCGCGAGGAGCGCATCGGGCCGTACGCGCGGCCGGCGTACTACCGGGACGCGCACGTGCGCTCCTCGTACACGGTGGACTACCGGGACGGGCGCTACCTGGTCGGCAACAACTACCGAATGAGCGAGCTGTCCGCGGCGCTGGGCATCGCGCAGCTGGGGCGGCTCGACGAGCTGAACGACCGGCGACGCGAGATCGCCGCCCGGCTCGACGACGGGCTGCGCGACGTGCCCGGGATCGGCCTGCAGGTCGAGCAGCCGTACGCGCACCACATCTACCACCTGTACACGCTCTTCTACGATCCGGCGGTGATCGGCGCGCCGAAGGACGACTTCCTGCGCCACCTGCAGGAGGTGGAGGGCATCGAGATCGTCCTGCGGTACTTCCCGATCCACCTGCTGCCGGAGTTCCGCGCCGCCGGCCACTCCTACGGCGAGTGCCCGGTCGCCGAGCGCACCTACTTCGAGCACCAGGTGCAGCTGCCGATCTACCCGCACCTGACCGAAGCGCAGATCGACCACATGATCGGCGCGGTACGCCGCGGCGTCGCGGCGCTGTCCAGCGAACGGAGCCCGCGATGA
- a CDS encoding SDR family NAD(P)-dependent oxidoreductase, with protein MTEQNRVALVTGASRGLGAAIATALAAEGRAVAVNYAHDTAAADVVVAGIEAAGGRAAAFRADVTDAAEVARLHREVVAELGEVDVLVANATGPQPEIGVESLTVDDLLAQLRFFAVSPLLLAQQVLPGMRRRRWGRIVQIGSEVFELGTPGSSAYVAAKGAQLGLTRSWARELGGTGITVNLVAPGFIPTERHVDVADAERDRYARGVPLGRFGTPGDVAAAVAYLASDRAGYLTGQRIAVNGGNTL; from the coding sequence ATGACCGAGCAGAACAGGGTGGCGCTGGTGACCGGGGCGTCCCGCGGCCTCGGCGCCGCGATCGCGACCGCGCTCGCCGCGGAGGGTCGTGCGGTGGCGGTCAACTACGCGCACGACACCGCCGCGGCCGACGTGGTGGTCGCCGGCATCGAGGCCGCCGGCGGCCGGGCGGCGGCGTTCCGCGCCGACGTGACCGACGCGGCCGAGGTGGCGCGGCTGCACCGGGAGGTCGTCGCCGAGCTCGGCGAGGTGGACGTGCTGGTGGCCAACGCGACCGGGCCGCAGCCGGAGATCGGGGTCGAGTCGTTGACGGTCGACGACCTGCTGGCGCAGCTGCGGTTCTTCGCGGTCAGCCCGCTGCTGCTGGCCCAGCAGGTACTACCGGGCATGCGCCGGCGCCGCTGGGGCCGCATCGTGCAGATCGGTTCGGAGGTGTTCGAGCTCGGCACGCCCGGTTCCAGCGCGTACGTGGCGGCCAAGGGCGCGCAGCTGGGCCTGACCCGGTCCTGGGCGCGCGAGCTCGGCGGCACCGGCATCACGGTGAACCTGGTCGCGCCGGGCTTCATCCCCACCGAACGGCACGTCGACGTGGCCGACGCCGAGCGGGACCGGTACGCCCGGGGTGTACCGCTGGGCCGGTTCGGCACCCCCGGTGACGTCGCTGCGGCGGTGGCGTACCTGGCCTCGGACCGGGCCGGATACCTGACCGGGCAACGCATCGCGGTCAACGGCGGGAACACCCTCTGA